The window GCAAGGGTGCTGGAGAAAGGCGGTTTTGAACTGGAGGGGACTTTAAAGCAGCACTACCACAAGGATGGGCAGCTGATTGATTCCAAGGTTTATGGCCGTTGCAGCGATTCGCTTGCGAGGTAATTTCACGGAATGAATCAACCGCCCGTGATGGTTGCTGGCTAGCACCCGTGACGGGCTCTGGAAAATCCCCTTCGGGTGACAGGTTTTGGCCCCGCCCCTGCCATTTGGCATATTCGGGCACTCGGCACAGCCGTTGCAAATGGTGCAGGTCTTCACCTGCGGAGGGTCCCGTAGGTCCTACCCTCCTCGAATGGAACTCGCACCATGCCTGCCGGTTATCGTTTCCCCCTTGCTGGGTCTCTGGCCCTGCTGTTCGTCGTTGCTCTTTCGGCCGGTTGCAGCAAGAGCGACCGCGTGGCAGTTCATCCTGTCGAAGGTCAGCTGAGTTGGAACGGCCAGCCGCTGGCGAATGCCTTCGTTGTTTTGCATCCGCAAGATAAAAGCAACCCGAAGCTGCTCGCAGCCCGGGCGCAGACCGATGCGGAAGGGAAGTTTCAGCTGACCACTTACGACCAGGCCGATGGCGCCGCCGCGGGTGAATATCAGGTCACGGTCGAATACTTCCGTCCGGTCAACAACGGCGGCAGCTTCGTGCCGGGGCCGAATGTTCTGCCGGCGAAACTGGCCCGTCCCGAGACCTCGGAAATCACCGTGAGTGTTGCCGCGGGCAAAAACACGCTGCAACCGATTGTGGTGCGCTAACTTGCGACGGACATGTCCGTCCTACCGACTTACTCTCTCCCTCCTTGCTCCCTCTCGCCTTTATTCTGCCCCAGGAAAATATGCCATGAAGACAACCCGTTCTGCCTTTACGCTCGTTGAGTTGCTGGTGGTGATTGCCATCATCGGCGTGCTCGTCGCGCTGCTTCTGCCCGCCGTGCAAGCCGCTCGCGAAGCAGCTCGTCGCACCCAGTGCTCCAATAATCTCAAGCAGATGGGCCTGGCGGTTCACAATTTCAGCGACAGTTACAACAAGCTCCCGTCCAGCATTCGTCCGGGCGGTTTGACCACCGCGCCGCGCATCGCCGGCCTCACGCTGCTGCTGCCATACTTGGAAGCCAAGAACAGCTATGACAAATACAATCAAACGTTGAATTGGTTCGACGCTGCGAACTTGCCGGTCACGTCGCTGACCATTCCCAGCTACAACTGCCCTTCGACGCCGGTGGAAAAGAAGCGACTCGACGGCGTGCCAGAAAACAGCCCGTGGACTCCCGTGGTAGCCACCACCGATTACTCGCCGACGATCGGCGTCGATCCGCGGTTGCTGTCGAGCGGCTTGGTCGACTTTGCCGATACGGGCATGTTGCCGAAGAACGGCGATCCCCGCATGGCCGACGTGACCGACGGTTTGTCGAATACCGCCATGTATGCCGAATCGGCGGGCCGGCCGTTTGTGTACCGTAAAGGTTGGAAGCGGTTTGGCAATCTGCCGACCGATCGGCTGAATGCCGGTGGTTGGTCGCGCCCCGCCAGCGATTTTACGCTGGATGGCTCCTCCTACGATGGCGCGACGTTCCCCGGTCCTTGCGCCGTGAACTGCGCCAACGGCGAACAGATCGGCACGACCTTCCCGCACCCCTACTACGCCACAGAAGGAACGGCGGAAGCCTTTGCCTTTCACCCGGCCGGCATCAACGTCGCGATGGGCGACGGCTCGGTTCGGTTCGTGCAAGAGAGCATCAACATCCGCGAATTCGCCCGCCTCATCACGCGGGCCAATGGCGAGATCACGCAGTAGTGTCGTCGAATACTCCGTATTCGATTGGTTGACGCGAAACTGCAGCGCACGAGGAATGAGCTCCGCGAAATTCCGGCGTTGGCACTCCGACGTGGAAGCGAAGCACTTCGAAGCAGAGATTTCGGCGAGACGTTAAGCGAACTTCTCGCCAACCTTCACCGGATACCCGCGAAGAAACTCACTCACCTGCAACACGCGTTTACCCGCGGGTTGCAGGGCATCGATCGAGATCCGACCTTCACCAGTCGCGATGACTAGTTGCTTGCCGTCGCTAACCACGACGGTGCCCGGTTCGGCGGCGGGTGGTTCATTGCTGACGATCACATGATCGACGATCACGCGCAACGGTTCACCGCCGGGACGTTGCCAGTGGGTGAAGGTTGTTGGCCAAGGTTTGAGCGCTCGCACTTGCCGCTGAATGAACGCTGCCGATTTGGTCCAATCGATCAAGCCGTCGCTCTTTGCGAGTCGCGGCGCTTTCGTCACCTGGCTCTTCGATTGCAGAGTGCCGAGCGTGGAGGTGCGATCCCAGGTGCTCAACATTTCGATGGCTTCGAGCACGGCAGTAACGCCCATCTCACTCAAGCGGCGTTCGAGTTCTGGCTGCGTTTCTTCGTAGCCAATCGGCGTGCTGCGGACGACGAGACACGGACCGCCGTCGAGCCGCGGTGTCATGTGAATCACCGTAATGCCGGTTTCCGCTTCACCGTTGAGCATGGCCCAGTTGATCGGCGCAGCGCCGCGAAACTTCGGCAGCAGCGAAGCATGCAGATTGATTCCGCCGAGCGGCGCGAGACCGAGCGCCTCGCGCGACAAGATCTGTCCGTAGTCGCACACGACAAACAAATCGGCATTCCATTTACGCAGTCGCGCAGCTGCTTCTTCGGTATTGATGCTGTCGGGCGCATAAACCGTCAAGCCGCGAGCCTCGGCCAGATCGCGCATCGGATTGAGACTCGCCTTTTCGCGCCCCTTGGGCGCGGGCGTAGGGCGAGTGACGAGCGCGAGAACCTCGTGCGACGAGTCGAGCAAACCTTGGAATGTAGGGACGGCAAACGGACCGGTTCCCATCATGAGCAAACGCATGCAGCCGCCTTCCTGTACTCAAACCGATCTGTGTGGATGCCTGTTGTTTGTAATCGGCGAACGGCTGACTCACTAGGCGGGAAGCGTTGAACCAGTTGCCAGTGGCAGATCGGCTGTCGATACTGGCACCTCGCCGGATGCACGCAACTTTTTCACCGTTGGAATGAACATGCCTCTTTCGAGTGTGACCGTCAGCCTGGTAGCCGAAGCCCGCGGCGGGCCGTTTGTTTTTTGGGACGATTTGCCCGCGGCCGCCCAGAGTGCAGCCGAGCTCGGTTTCGATGCCATCGAAATATTTCCGCCGGGGCCTGAAGCGATCGACATCCCCGCGGTGAAGAAACTGCTCACCGATCACAATCTGAAACTCGCCGCGATGGGAACCGGCGCCGGCTGGGTCAAACACAAGTTG is drawn from Anatilimnocola floriformis and contains these coding sequences:
- a CDS encoding transthyretin-like family protein, producing the protein MPAGYRFPLAGSLALLFVVALSAGCSKSDRVAVHPVEGQLSWNGQPLANAFVVLHPQDKSNPKLLAARAQTDAEGKFQLTTYDQADGAAAGEYQVTVEYFRPVNNGGSFVPGPNVLPAKLARPETSEITVSVAAGKNTLQPIVVR
- a CDS encoding DUF1559 domain-containing protein, yielding MKTTRSAFTLVELLVVIAIIGVLVALLLPAVQAAREAARRTQCSNNLKQMGLAVHNFSDSYNKLPSSIRPGGLTTAPRIAGLTLLLPYLEAKNSYDKYNQTLNWFDAANLPVTSLTIPSYNCPSTPVEKKRLDGVPENSPWTPVVATTDYSPTIGVDPRLLSSGLVDFADTGMLPKNGDPRMADVTDGLSNTAMYAESAGRPFVYRKGWKRFGNLPTDRLNAGGWSRPASDFTLDGSSYDGATFPGPCAVNCANGEQIGTTFPHPYYATEGTAEAFAFHPAGINVAMGDGSVRFVQESINIREFARLITRANGEITQ
- the fmt gene encoding methionyl-tRNA formyltransferase — encoded protein: MRLLMMGTGPFAVPTFQGLLDSSHEVLALVTRPTPAPKGREKASLNPMRDLAEARGLTVYAPDSINTEEAAARLRKWNADLFVVCDYGQILSREALGLAPLGGINLHASLLPKFRGAAPINWAMLNGEAETGITVIHMTPRLDGGPCLVVRSTPIGYEETQPELERRLSEMGVTAVLEAIEMLSTWDRTSTLGTLQSKSQVTKAPRLAKSDGLIDWTKSAAFIQRQVRALKPWPTTFTHWQRPGGEPLRVIVDHVIVSNEPPAAEPGTVVVSDGKQLVIATGEGRISIDALQPAGKRVLQVSEFLRGYPVKVGEKFA